Proteins co-encoded in one Enterobacter sp. R4-368 genomic window:
- a CDS encoding molybdopterin guanine dinucleotide-containing S/N-oxide reductase: protein MANSAIKTVLTAAHWGPMLVDTDGEKVLASRGALPTRHPNSLQTVVQDQVHSPTRVRYPMVRKGFLASPSSPQGVRGQDEFVRVSWDEALTLIHQQHQRIRETYGPSSIFAGSYGWRSNGVLHKAATLLQRYMSLAGGYTGHLGDYSTGAAQAIMPHVVGGNEVYQQQTSWPLILEHSEVVVLWSANPLNTLKIAWNATDEQGIPYFDALRKSGKRVICIDPMRSETVDFFGDSMEWIAPHMGTDVALMLGIAHTLVENGWQDADFLSRYTVGYDTFATYLTGERDGVAKTAEWAAEICGVTADKIRELAALFHENTTMLMSGWGMQRQQFGEQKHWMLVTLAAMLGQIGTPGGGFGLSYHFANGGNPTRRAAVLASMQGTVKDGVDAVDKIPVARIVEALENPGAPYQHNGMDRHFPDIRFVWWAGGANFTHHQDTNRLIRAWQKPELVVISECFWTAAAKHADIVLPATTSFERNDLTMTGDYSNQHLVPMKQVVAPQYEARDDWEVFAELSERWEAGGRERFTEGKNDLQWLETFYNIAAERGASQQVTLPPFAEFWQANQLIEMPESEQNARFVRFADFRRDPQANPLKTPSGKIEIFSERINSFGYADCPPHPMWLEPDEWHGNAQPQQLQVLSAHPAHRLHSQLNYSRLRETYAVAGREPVTLHPADAKARGIVAGDVVRVWNQRGQVLAGAVVTDGIKPGVICIHEGAWPDLDPAAGGICKNGAVNVLTKDLPSSRLGNGCAGNTALAWVEKYQGPALTLTAFDPPASS, encoded by the coding sequence TTGGCAAACTCTGCAATCAAAACTGTTCTCACGGCTGCCCACTGGGGGCCGATGCTGGTCGACACCGATGGCGAAAAGGTGCTCGCTTCGCGCGGCGCGCTGCCGACGCGTCACCCCAACTCACTGCAAACCGTTGTGCAGGATCAGGTCCACAGCCCAACGCGCGTGCGCTACCCGATGGTGCGTAAAGGATTTCTCGCTTCACCTTCCAGCCCGCAGGGTGTGCGCGGCCAGGATGAGTTTGTGCGCGTTAGCTGGGATGAAGCGCTGACGCTGATTCATCAGCAGCACCAGCGCATCCGTGAAACTTACGGTCCGTCGTCGATTTTCGCCGGTTCTTATGGCTGGCGTTCCAACGGCGTGCTGCACAAAGCGGCGACCTTGTTACAACGCTATATGAGCCTTGCCGGAGGGTATACCGGGCATCTGGGCGATTACTCTACTGGTGCGGCGCAGGCGATCATGCCGCATGTCGTCGGCGGCAACGAAGTGTATCAGCAGCAAACCAGTTGGCCGCTTATCCTCGAACACAGCGAAGTGGTGGTGCTGTGGAGCGCTAACCCGCTTAACACGCTGAAAATAGCCTGGAACGCTACCGACGAGCAGGGCATTCCCTATTTCGATGCGCTGCGCAAAAGCGGTAAGCGGGTGATCTGCATCGATCCGATGCGTTCGGAAACCGTTGATTTCTTTGGCGACAGCATGGAATGGATTGCGCCACACATGGGAACCGACGTCGCGCTGATGCTCGGTATTGCGCATACGCTGGTGGAAAATGGCTGGCAGGATGCGGATTTCCTCTCCCGCTACACTGTCGGTTATGACACGTTCGCTACCTACCTGACCGGCGAGCGTGACGGCGTGGCAAAAACCGCCGAGTGGGCCGCAGAGATTTGTGGTGTTACTGCCGACAAAATTCGCGAACTGGCGGCACTTTTCCACGAAAACACCACCATGCTGATGTCCGGCTGGGGAATGCAGCGCCAGCAGTTCGGCGAGCAAAAACACTGGATGCTGGTGACGCTGGCGGCGATGCTGGGGCAAATCGGTACGCCCGGTGGCGGTTTTGGTCTCTCTTACCATTTCGCCAATGGCGGCAACCCAACGCGCCGCGCGGCGGTGCTGGCCTCAATGCAGGGCACGGTGAAAGATGGCGTTGACGCGGTGGATAAAATCCCCGTTGCGCGCATTGTCGAAGCGCTGGAAAACCCCGGCGCGCCGTATCAGCACAACGGTATGGATCGCCACTTCCCGGATATTCGCTTTGTCTGGTGGGCGGGCGGTGCGAACTTTACCCATCACCAGGATACCAACCGGCTGATTCGCGCCTGGCAAAAACCGGAGCTGGTGGTAATTTCTGAATGCTTCTGGACGGCGGCGGCGAAACACGCGGATATTGTGTTGCCGGCGACCACCTCGTTTGAACGTAACGATCTGACGATGACCGGTGATTACAGCAACCAGCATCTGGTGCCGATGAAGCAGGTCGTTGCGCCGCAATATGAAGCGCGCGATGACTGGGAGGTGTTTGCCGAGCTGAGTGAACGCTGGGAAGCGGGCGGCCGCGAGCGTTTTACCGAAGGCAAAAACGACCTGCAATGGCTGGAGACGTTCTACAACATTGCTGCCGAGCGCGGTGCCAGCCAGCAGGTGACGCTGCCGCCGTTCGCCGAGTTCTGGCAGGCGAACCAGCTTATTGAAATGCCGGAGAGCGAGCAGAATGCGCGCTTTGTTCGCTTTGCGGATTTTCGCCGCGATCCGCAAGCCAACCCGTTGAAAACGCCGAGCGGAAAAATCGAGATTTTCTCCGAGCGGATTAACAGCTTCGGTTATGCCGATTGCCCGCCGCATCCAATGTGGCTGGAGCCGGATGAATGGCATGGCAACGCACAACCGCAACAATTACAGGTGCTTTCCGCGCATCCGGCGCATCGCCTGCACAGCCAGCTTAACTATTCCCGCTTGCGGGAAACGTATGCTGTTGCTGGTCGCGAACCTGTCACGCTGCATCCTGCGGATGCGAAAGCGCGCGGGATTGTTGCGGGGGATGTGGTACGCGTGTGGAACCAACGTGGGCAGGTACTGGCGGGCGCGGTGGTAACTGATGGGATTAAACCTGGCGTGATCTGCATTCACGAAGGCGCGTGGCCGGATCTTGACCCTGCGGCGGGCGGCATCTGTAAAAACGGCGCGGTGAATGTGCTCACCAAAGATCTGCCCAGCTCACGGCTGGGCAATGGCTGCGCCGGGAATACGGCGCTGGCGTGGGTAGAGAAATATCAGGGGCCGGCGCTTACGCTGACGGCGTTTGATCCGCCTGCCAGTTCATGA
- a CDS encoding LacI family DNA-binding transcriptional regulator: MAKTARPTISDVAKAAKTGKTSISRYLNGEKHLLSASLLARIEQAVADLDYRPSLMARGLKRGRTRLIGLIIADITNPYSVHVLSGIEAACREKGFTPLMCNTNNEVDQELHYLDLLRSYQVEGIVVNAVGMREEGLNRLQQSSLPMVLIDRKIPDFACDVVGLDNTQAATTATEHLIEQGFEALLFLSEPLGSVNTRRERLAAFRATLARYPGMVAENAEIVLHEAAQLDNTLRQFHASHRGMRKAVISANGALTLQVARSLKRIGLNWGSDIGLLGFDELEWAELAGVGITTLKQPTWQIGFAAVEQVVRRIEGHSDTVREHVFSGELIVRGSTAR; this comes from the coding sequence ATGGCGAAAACGGCGCGGCCAACAATCAGCGATGTCGCGAAAGCGGCAAAAACGGGAAAAACCAGTATTTCACGCTACCTGAATGGTGAAAAACATCTGCTTTCCGCCTCGCTGCTGGCACGTATTGAGCAGGCGGTTGCCGATCTCGACTACCGCCCAAGCCTGATGGCGCGCGGGTTAAAGCGCGGTCGTACCCGCCTGATTGGCCTGATCATTGCTGACATCACCAACCCCTATTCGGTGCATGTGCTGAGCGGCATTGAAGCTGCCTGTCGCGAAAAAGGGTTCACACCGTTGATGTGTAACACCAACAATGAAGTCGATCAGGAGCTGCATTACCTCGACCTGCTGCGCAGTTACCAGGTGGAGGGAATTGTGGTTAACGCTGTAGGGATGCGTGAAGAGGGGCTAAACCGGCTGCAACAATCCTCGCTGCCGATGGTGCTGATTGACCGCAAAATCCCCGATTTCGCCTGCGATGTGGTTGGGCTGGACAACACCCAGGCTGCCACCACCGCCACCGAGCACCTGATTGAACAGGGCTTCGAAGCGCTGTTGTTCCTGAGTGAACCGCTGGGCTCGGTGAATACCCGCCGCGAACGGCTGGCCGCGTTTCGCGCAACGCTTGCCCGTTACCCCGGCATGGTGGCGGAAAACGCCGAAATTGTGCTGCATGAAGCCGCACAGCTCGATAATACCCTGCGCCAGTTCCATGCCAGCCACCGGGGAATGCGCAAAGCTGTTATCTCCGCCAACGGCGCGCTCACCCTGCAAGTGGCGCGTTCACTAAAACGTATCGGCCTGAACTGGGGCAGCGACATTGGTCTGCTCGGTTTCGATGAGCTGGAGTGGGCCGAGCTGGCAGGCGTTGGCATCACCACCCTTAAACAACCAACCTGGCAAATTGGCTTTGCCGCCGTCGAGCAAGTCGTGCGGCGCATTGAAGGCCACAGCGACACGGTTCGCGAGCACGTTTTTTCCGGCGAACTGATCGTGCGCGGTTCTACAGCGCGTTAA
- a CDS encoding sugar kinase, whose amino-acid sequence MHKPLDVITIGEAMAMFVASETGDLADAGQFIKRAAGAELNVATGLARLGLQVCWVSRVGDDSFGRFILNTLRKENISTAGVTLDGRYATGFQLKSKAENGTDPIVEYFRKGSAASHLSTDDFHAALFNEARHLHLSGVAAALSASSYALLEHAAQSMKAQGKTISFDPNLRPVLWKSEAEMVEKLNRLAFQADWVLPGLKEGMILTGENTPQGIADFYLQRGVKAVVIKTGADGAWFKTASGEQGAVAPVKVENVVDTVGAGDGFAVGVISALLEGKTLPEAVRRGNAIGALAIQVPGDSEGLPTRAELGAL is encoded by the coding sequence ATGCATAAACCGCTGGATGTCATCACGATTGGCGAAGCGATGGCGATGTTTGTCGCCAGCGAAACCGGCGATCTGGCCGATGCCGGGCAGTTTATCAAGCGGGCGGCAGGCGCGGAGCTTAATGTCGCCACCGGGCTGGCGCGACTGGGTTTGCAGGTCTGTTGGGTAAGCCGCGTCGGCGATGACAGCTTCGGGCGCTTTATCCTCAATACGCTGCGTAAAGAAAATATCAGTACCGCTGGCGTGACGCTCGACGGGCGTTATGCCACCGGCTTTCAACTGAAATCTAAAGCCGAAAATGGAACCGATCCCATCGTGGAATATTTCCGTAAAGGCTCGGCGGCCAGCCACCTCTCGACAGACGATTTTCACGCGGCGCTGTTTAACGAAGCCCGCCATTTACATCTCAGCGGTGTGGCGGCGGCGCTGTCCGCCTCCTCTTACGCACTGCTGGAACATGCTGCACAAAGCATGAAAGCGCAGGGCAAAACCATTTCATTTGACCCTAATCTGCGACCGGTGCTGTGGAAAAGCGAAGCGGAGATGGTGGAAAAGCTCAACCGCCTCGCCTTTCAGGCCGACTGGGTTCTGCCAGGGTTGAAGGAGGGGATGATTCTGACGGGCGAAAACACGCCGCAAGGGATTGCCGATTTCTATCTGCAACGCGGCGTCAAAGCGGTGGTGATCAAAACCGGTGCCGATGGCGCGTGGTTTAAAACCGCCAGCGGAGAACAGGGCGCCGTTGCGCCAGTAAAAGTGGAGAACGTCGTCGATACGGTCGGTGCCGGGGACGGCTTCGCCGTGGGTGTAATAAGCGCCCTGCTGGAAGGCAAAACCTTGCCCGAAGCGGTACGCCGCGGTAACGCCATCGGCGCGCTGGCTATCCAGGTGCCGGGCGACAGCGAAGGATTGCCAACCCGTGCGGAACTGGGCGCGCTGTAA
- a CDS encoding MFS transporter, which translates to MNATNSTKRWLYIMPIVFITYSLAYLDRANFSFASAAGINDDLGITKGVSSLLGALFFLGYFFFQIPGAVYAERRSVRKLIFICLILWGGCASLTGMVSNIPMLAAIRFILGVVEAAVMPAMLIYISNWFTKSERSRANTFLILGNPVTVLWMSVVSGYLIQSFGWREMFIIEGIPAVIWAFCWWVLVKDKPAQVNWLSNSEKTALQTQLDKEQQGIKAVRNYSEAFRSRNVVLLCLQYFAWSIGVYGFVLWLPSIIRSGGENLGMVEVGWLSAVPYLAATLAMILASWASDKLQNRKLFVWPLLLIGAFAFIGSWAVGANHFWVSYSLLVVAGAAMYAPYGPFFAIIPEMLPRNVAGGAMALINSMGALGSFCGSWVVGYLNGATGSPSASYIFMGVALFASVWLTLIVKPANNKQIPAGAPSQGRTA; encoded by the coding sequence ATGAACGCTACAAATTCAACAAAACGCTGGCTGTATATCATGCCGATCGTGTTCATTACCTACAGCCTGGCCTATCTCGATCGCGCCAACTTTAGCTTTGCTTCCGCTGCCGGGATTAACGACGATTTAGGCATCACCAAAGGCGTCTCCTCGCTGTTAGGCGCGCTGTTCTTTCTTGGCTACTTCTTTTTCCAGATCCCGGGTGCGGTGTACGCCGAACGCCGCAGCGTGCGCAAGCTGATCTTTATCTGCCTGATCCTGTGGGGCGGGTGTGCATCGTTAACCGGCATGGTGAGTAATATCCCGATGCTGGCCGCCATCCGCTTTATCCTCGGCGTGGTGGAAGCCGCCGTGATGCCCGCGATGCTTATCTATATCAGCAACTGGTTCACCAAGTCCGAACGTTCACGCGCGAACACGTTCCTGATCCTCGGTAATCCGGTGACCGTGCTGTGGATGTCGGTGGTGTCCGGTTATTTGATCCAGTCCTTCGGCTGGCGAGAAATGTTCATTATCGAAGGTATTCCGGCGGTGATTTGGGCGTTCTGCTGGTGGGTACTGGTAAAAGATAAACCCGCGCAGGTGAACTGGCTGTCGAACAGTGAGAAAACCGCGCTGCAAACCCAGCTTGATAAAGAACAACAGGGCATTAAAGCGGTACGCAACTACAGCGAAGCCTTCCGCTCACGCAATGTGGTACTGCTGTGCCTGCAATATTTCGCCTGGAGTATTGGCGTTTATGGTTTTGTCCTGTGGCTGCCATCGATTATTCGCAGCGGTGGTGAAAACCTGGGCATGGTGGAAGTCGGCTGGCTCTCCGCCGTGCCTTACCTGGCGGCGACGCTGGCGATGATCCTCGCCTCGTGGGCATCCGACAAGCTGCAAAACCGCAAACTGTTCGTCTGGCCGCTGCTGCTGATTGGCGCGTTTGCCTTTATCGGCTCGTGGGCGGTTGGCGCGAACCACTTCTGGGTCTCTTATTCACTGCTGGTGGTTGCTGGCGCGGCGATGTACGCCCCTTATGGGCCTTTCTTCGCCATTATTCCTGAAATGCTGCCGCGCAATGTCGCCGGTGGGGCGATGGCGCTCATCAACAGTATGGGCGCGCTGGGCTCCTTCTGCGGCTCCTGGGTGGTGGGTTATCTCAACGGCGCCACCGGCAGCCCGTCCGCATCGTACATTTTTATGGGGGTGGCGCTTTTCGCCTCCGTATGGCTTACTTTAATTGTTAAGCCTGCTAACAATAAGCAGATTCCGGCAGGCGCACCATCACAAGGGAGAACCGCATGA
- the ghrB gene encoding glyoxylate/hydroxypyruvate reductase GhrB translates to MKPSIILYKALPDDLLQRLETHFTVTRVANLKPETVAQHAEAFASAQGLLGSSEKVDSELLEKMPQLRATSTVSVGYDNFDVDALNARKILLMHTPTVLTETVADTIMALVLSSARRVVEVAERVKVGEWTSGIGPDWFGVDVHHKTLGIIGMGRIGLALAQRAHFGFGMPILYNARRHHTEAEERFQARYCDLDTLLKESDFVCLVLPLTDETHHLIGKKQFEMMKKSAIFINAGRGPVVDEAALIDALKNGEIHAAGLDVFEQEPLPVDSPLLSLPNVVALPHIGSATHETRYNMAECAVDNLIDALNGKVEKNCVNPQVAR, encoded by the coding sequence ATGAAGCCATCCATCATCCTGTACAAAGCCTTGCCCGATGATTTGCTGCAACGTCTGGAAACGCATTTCACCGTGACCCGCGTGGCGAACCTGAAACCGGAAACGGTGGCGCAACACGCTGAAGCCTTCGCCAGCGCGCAAGGGTTGCTGGGTTCCAGCGAAAAAGTGGACAGCGAACTGCTGGAGAAAATGCCGCAGCTACGCGCCACGTCGACTGTCTCGGTAGGCTATGACAACTTTGATGTGGATGCGCTAAACGCACGCAAAATTCTGCTGATGCACACCCCGACCGTGCTGACGGAAACGGTCGCCGATACCATCATGGCGCTGGTGCTGAGCAGCGCGCGCCGCGTGGTGGAAGTGGCTGAGCGGGTGAAAGTGGGCGAATGGACATCCGGCATTGGCCCAGACTGGTTTGGTGTTGATGTGCACCATAAAACGCTGGGTATTATTGGCATGGGGCGCATCGGGCTTGCGCTGGCACAGCGCGCGCACTTCGGTTTCGGCATGCCGATCCTCTACAACGCGCGTCGCCACCACACCGAGGCGGAAGAGCGCTTCCAGGCCCGCTATTGCGATTTAGACACGCTGCTGAAAGAGTCCGATTTCGTCTGCCTGGTGCTGCCGCTGACGGACGAGACGCATCATCTGATTGGCAAGAAGCAGTTCGAGATGATGAAAAAATCGGCCATCTTTATTAATGCCGGGCGCGGCCCGGTAGTTGATGAAGCGGCGCTGATCGACGCGCTGAAAAACGGCGAGATCCACGCCGCCGGGCTGGATGTCTTTGAGCAAGAGCCACTGCCGGTTGATTCGCCATTGCTGTCGCTGCCCAATGTCGTGGCGCTGCCGCACATCGGTTCTGCGACTCATGAAACGCGCTACAACATGGCGGAGTGCGCGGTAGATAACCTGATCGACGCGCTGAACGGCAAGGTTGAGAAAAACTGCGTTAACCCGCAAGTGGCGCGCTAA
- a CDS encoding DUF3053 domain-containing protein yields the protein MATGKSCSRWFAPLAALLMVVSLSGCFDKEGDQRKAFIDFLQNTAMRSSERLPALTADQKKQFGPFVSDYAVIYGYSQQVNQAMDSGLRPVVDSVNAIRVPQDYMTQREPLRQANGSLGVLSQQLQNAKMQADASHAALKQADDLKPVYDQVFTKVVTNPANALQPLIPAAQVFTQQLVQVGDFIAQQDTQVSFVANGIQFPTSQQASQYNALIAPLAAQHQAFNQAWTAAVTATQQ from the coding sequence ATGGCGACAGGAAAGTCCTGCTCTCGCTGGTTCGCGCCTCTTGCGGCGTTATTAATGGTAGTAAGCCTGAGTGGGTGTTTCGACAAAGAAGGCGATCAGCGCAAGGCGTTTATCGATTTCCTGCAAAATACGGCCATGCGCAGCAGCGAACGACTGCCCGCGCTGACGGCGGATCAGAAGAAACAGTTTGGCCCGTTTGTCTCTGATTATGCTGTGATTTATGGCTATTCCCAGCAGGTTAACCAGGCGATGGACTCCGGTCTGCGTCCGGTGGTGGACAGCGTTAATGCTATCCGTGTGCCGCAGGATTATATGACGCAGCGTGAACCGCTTCGCCAGGCCAACGGTTCGCTGGGGGTGCTGAGCCAGCAACTGCAAAACGCAAAAATGCAGGCCGATGCGTCGCATGCCGCGTTAAAGCAGGCTGACGATCTAAAACCGGTTTACGATCAGGTGTTTACCAAAGTGGTCACTAATCCGGCAAATGCTCTGCAACCGCTGATCCCGGCGGCGCAGGTATTTACCCAGCAACTGGTTCAGGTGGGTGATTTTATTGCTCAACAGGACACACAGGTGAGCTTTGTTGCCAACGGCATTCAGTTCCCGACGTCGCAGCAGGCCAGCCAGTATAACGCGCTGATTGCGCCGCTGGCCGCGCAGCATCAGGCGTTCAACCAGGCCTGGACAGCAGCCGTTACCGCCACGCAGCAGTAA
- a CDS encoding HTH-type transcriptional regulator gives MEYKDPEFELLSSLEQIVFKNDVTQPVTLSKKQNYFSDFEQLRRGTGLKIDDFARAMGVSVSMVHEWESQRIKPTATEMKLMRLIHANPTLSKQLIE, from the coding sequence ATGGAATATAAAGATCCAGAATTTGAGCTGTTGAGCAGCCTGGAACAAATTGTTTTTAAAAATGACGTAACGCAGCCGGTAACCCTGAGCAAGAAGCAGAATTACTTTAGTGACTTTGAACAATTGCGACGTGGAACCGGGCTTAAAATTGATGACTTCGCTCGTGCCATGGGAGTCTCAGTATCGATGGTGCATGAATGGGAATCACAACGTATAAAACCCACTGCCACCGAGATGAAACTGATGCGTCTGATTCATGCGAACCCAACGCTCAGTAAGCAGTTAATTGAATAA